The Xylanibacillus composti genomic interval GTATGCGCTGCCGGGTCTTCGTATCGGGTATTCTCTTGCCGAGCCTCACCTTATCCAACAGATGGCTGCTCATCGGATGCCGTGGAGCGTGAATGGTCCGGCTGCGCTGCTGACGCCCGTCCTGCTGGAGGATGCGAAATTTGCTTCCCGGACGAGGAAATGGCTTCAGACAGAATTGGAGTGGCTGCGGAGCCGGATGAGGCAATTAAACTTTGCGATGTCTGCCAGCAAGACGAATTTCTACTTGCTGCGCGATCCGAATCCTTCATCGGATGCGGCAACCTTGTATGCGTTCTTGCTGGAAGGCGGCATACTGCCACGCCATACGCATACATTCCCCGGGCTTGAAGGGGCTGCGCTGCGTTTCGCGGTTCGCTCCCGCGAGGAGAATGAGCGCTTGCTGGAGAGGCTGGCCGAATGGCGCTTGCTCCGTCATGCCGCGGAGGGAATCCGTTGATTGCATTCGTGTCGGGAGGGGTGCGCTCGGGCAAGAGCGAGGCAGCCGAGCAGCTCGTGCTGCGATGGGGAAAACGGGATTCGCAAAAAGCATCAGCCGCCTACATTGCAACTGCGCAGCGAACAGACAGTGAAATGAAGCAGCGCATTCAAATCCATCAGGACCGAAGAGGGGATGCTTGGATTACTTATGAGCTCTCTGCGGCTTCAGATCTTGGCCGTGTTCTGCGGCGGATCGTGCCAGAGAGTCCGGTGCTCTTGGATTGTGTGACCATCTGGGCGAGTCGAATGCTGTTCGAGGAGAATAGGGAACCGGACTCCATCTGCGCATACTGGACGGATTGCTTGCGAGACTGTCGCGACCGCAGGCTGGCGGCGGTCATCGTATCCAATGATCTCAATGAAGGAATGCCGATGAGAGACGAGTGGACACAAGTGTATATGCGGTTGCTGGAAAGGCTGCACCGGCTCACGGTGGAAGAGGCGGACATAGCTGTGCAGACAATTGTCGGCATTCCGCTTGTATGGAAAGGAGAGCACAGATGAAGTCAGCGCTGGCCGGATTGTCGGTTGCCCTGCAATTTATGACACGCTTGCCGATTCCTTATCGCGGCGAATGGTCGCCGCGCGTGCTCCAGGCCGCTCTGCTCGCATTCGTGCCAGTCGGGCTGCTGATCGGTGCTCTGCTGGCCGCTTTACAGGCGGCAGGCACAGCTTATTTGCCGCGTCTTGTGATGGATATGGCCATGCTCAGTCTTTGGATTGGCTTGACGGGCGGACTGCATCTGGACGGATGGATGGATGTGGCGGATGCATCCGCCTCGCAAGGTACGCTGGAACGGCGTAGATCGATCTTGAAGGATCCGCATGCCGGAAGCTTTGCGGTGCTCGCGCTCTTCATGCTGCTTGGATGGAAGCTGGTGCTGATAGATGTACTGCTGCAAATCGGCCAGTCCCGGCCGATCAGCGAGACTATCGCGCTGTGGTTGGCCATTCCTGCAGCCGCACGGTTCGCCGCAGTTGTTCTGATGCACAAGGTCCCCCCGTTTAAGCAGGAAGGGCTCGGCTGGCTGTGGAGCCGTCAGGCCACAAGCCGCGTAATGCTGCTCTCCTCACTATGGTTCCTGCCGCTTATCATATGGCAGCCTGTTGCGCTCGTACCGCTCGCAGCAGCCGGACTGGTGCTGGCTTGCTATGCCTGGTGGTGCAAGAAGCGCTTCGGCGGCATGAACGGCGACTTGACCGGCGCATTAATTGAGGGAACGGAATTAGCAGCCTTGTCGGCTGCCGCGATCTGGGTAACAGGATAGGGAAGAAAGGAAGAGGGGAGGAACACGAAATGCTGCTTATTTCCGGAGGCGCTTATGCAGGCAAACGGCGGTACTTGCGAAGCCGCGAGTCGAATTTGCACTGGCACAGCGCTTACGAGGGCATGCGTCTGGCTGAGTGGCAGCAGGCTTGGCACAGCGCTTCTGATGCCGCAGCTGTTCTTGTTCTTGAAGGGTGGGAGCAGTGGATCGCAGACGAGTTGCAGCAGGGCAAATCGCCCGCTGTTGTGCGCAAGGAATATGGCGAACTGCTTCAAAGGTTGAAGCAGCTTGAAGCATCGGAGTTAGGGGAAGCTGCTGCTGACATGTCTTCCGGGCACCGCGTCGTGCTGCTGATGCTCGAAATAGGACGGGGGATCGTCCCTGTGCTTCCGCTCGAACGTGCGCTTCGGGATGCGGCAGGCTGGCTGCAGCAGGATGCCGCAGCCAGCTGCGGGGAGGCGGTCTATATTTGGCATGGATTAGCCAAGGTAATGAAGCCGGTTCTCGGCGAGCCCCAGCTCGACTAGCAGCGGATCTTGGCCGTCGAAATCGGGATAAATGTCCGGGTGCAGCAGCGAAGCGGCTTTGGCCAGCCCTGTGAGCAACCGCGGTGAAGGCCGGCAAAATAGCGGCTCGTCCAAAACGTGAATGCGGCCGCTGCGAATCGCCTGTACCGATTCGGCGTTCTCCCGGGCTCGGACGAGCTCAAGCTTCACTTGTTCCCGCCGGACGCCAACCCACACCACATGAATAACCTCCGGATTCCTTCTGACTACTTCCTCCCAGTTCGTTTTGACACTTGCCTCCGCATAATCGGCGAACAGATTTTCTGCTCCTGCGAGCTCGCTGATTTCCGTCAACCAATTGCCGCCCCCGGGCGAGAATACAGGCTTCGGCCACCACTCCCAATAAACTTTCGGTCGCGCGGTTACCTTGCTTGCCAGATGTGTATAGCGATCGAGGATCCGTCCGAAGGCTTCCTCTGCACGAATCGCCTGATCCAATACCCCCAAATCTCTGCCTGCTTCCAGCAAATTGTCGCGGATGTCCTGCAGCGATTTCGGATTGAACACCTTATGCGCCAGCCCTCTTTCCTGCAATCCCGCCACATTGCGTTCCATGCCCGGCACAGAGAGCGAAGCCAGAATATAGTCCGGCTTGGCCGCCTCCAGCCGGTCCAAATCGATCGAGAGGTCAGAACCTAGTCTGACGGCATCCGGGTTCACGGCAGGCCAATCGGAGTAGTCGTCCAGAGCTACGATATATGGCTGCAATCCGAGATAAGCCAACAGCTCCGTATTGCTGGGACACAAGGAAGCGATCCGCATTTGTCTGTCATCCTTTCCAGTGGTTTCTTCTATTCTAGCACAACCGGTTTTGCAGAGATATTGGCAAGCTAGAGGGAACGAAGCAGCGATTGGACGACTGGAAGCAAGTTGGCCCGAGAGAAGATGCTCTTTTGCCGAACCCTCGAACTGGTGTACAATACCAAGAGGAACTAGTTGAGCGACAGGAGTTGAAGACATGCTGGTAATCAAGCAGCTGCACAAGAGCTATGAAGACAAACCGGTTTTGAAGGGAATTGATTTCGCAGTCGCAGAAGGTGAGTTTATTTGCCTGATCGGGGCAAGCGGCAGCGGCAAAACAACGCTCTTTCGGTGTCTGGCGCTGCGGGAGCGCTGGGACCGGGGGCAGTACCTGTACAAGGGGAATGACCTGGTCAAGCTGAATCCGCTGGCCCGCTGGTGGCAGCGTAGGGATTGGGCCTACATTGAAGAGAAGGCCGTATTGAATCCAAACAAGACAGCGCTGCAAAATATTTTGGCGAGCCGGACGAAATATATCCCGTTCTG includes:
- a CDS encoding cobalamin-binding protein; translation: MRIASLCPSNTELLAYLGLQPYIVALDDYSDWPAVNPDAVRLGSDLSIDLDRLEAAKPDYILASLSVPGMERNVAGLQERGLAHKVFNPKSLQDIRDNLLEAGRDLGVLDQAIRAEEAFGRILDRYTHLASKVTARPKVYWEWWPKPVFSPGGGNWLTEISELAGAENLFADYAEASVKTNWEEVVRRNPEVIHVVWVGVRREQVKLELVRARENAESVQAIRSGRIHVLDEPLFCRPSPRLLTGLAKAASLLHPDIYPDFDGQDPLLVELGLAENRLHYLG
- a CDS encoding bifunctional adenosylcobinamide kinase/adenosylcobinamide-phosphate guanylyltransferase translates to MIAFVSGGVRSGKSEAAEQLVLRWGKRDSQKASAAYIATAQRTDSEMKQRIQIHQDRRGDAWITYELSAASDLGRVLRRIVPESPVLLDCVTIWASRMLFEENREPDSICAYWTDCLRDCRDRRLAAVIVSNDLNEGMPMRDEWTQVYMRLLERLHRLTVEEADIAVQTIVGIPLVWKGEHR
- a CDS encoding bifunctional adenosylcobinamide kinase/adenosylcobinamide-phosphate guanylyltransferase — protein: MLLISGGAYAGKRRYLRSRESNLHWHSAYEGMRLAEWQQAWHSASDAAAVLVLEGWEQWIADELQQGKSPAVVRKEYGELLQRLKQLEASELGEAAADMSSGHRVVLLMLEIGRGIVPVLPLERALRDAAGWLQQDAAASCGEAVYIWHGLAKVMKPVLGEPQLD
- a CDS encoding adenosylcobinamide-GDP ribazoletransferase, which gives rise to MKSALAGLSVALQFMTRLPIPYRGEWSPRVLQAALLAFVPVGLLIGALLAALQAAGTAYLPRLVMDMAMLSLWIGLTGGLHLDGWMDVADASASQGTLERRRSILKDPHAGSFAVLALFMLLGWKLVLIDVLLQIGQSRPISETIALWLAIPAAARFAAVVLMHKVPPFKQEGLGWLWSRQATSRVMLLSSLWFLPLIIWQPVALVPLAAAGLVLACYAWWCKKRFGGMNGDLTGALIEGTELAALSAAAIWVTG